Within the Burkholderia mayonis genome, the region CGCGAGCTGCTGGACGGAGCGGAACTGATCCAGCTCCTCGATGTGGATTTCCGGCAGCGGATGCTCGGCCATGGCGTCGTCTCCTTTTCTTCGTCGTTCTGAACGGCGATGCCGGCCGCGAATGCGTCAGCCGTCAATGCGCTTCGTCAGCAAATGTGACATTGATCAATGTAAGTATCTTATATCAACGAGCCTCGTACGCGCGCGTGTTTGTGATGAGTACTTTTCCTAATTCGTCGGCGGGAAACGGCGTGGCCCGCGCGGGCCGGCGCGGGCGGAAATGCGGCGAAACCGGACGAGGCGAGACGGAATGCGCGTGCGGCAATCGGGGTTCGATCACTGCGGCGCGCGGCCGAAGCGCTCGAGCACCGCGCTCACGAGGTCGATCGGCAGCGGGAAAACGATCGTCGAATTCTTGTCGGCGGCGATGGTCGTCAGCGTCTGCAAATAGCGAAGCTGCATCGCCTGCGGCTGTAGCGCGAGCCGCTGCGCGGCCTTCAGAAGCTGCTCGGACGCCTGCAGCTCGCCTTCCGCGTGGATCACCTTCGCGCGCCGCTCGCGCTCGGCTTCCGCTTGGCGCGCGATCGCGCGGATCATCGTCTCGTTCAGGTCGACGTGCTTGATCTCGACCACCGACACCTTGATCCCCCACGCGTCGGTCTGCGCGTCGAGCGTCTTCTGGATGTCGGCGTTCAATTGCTCGCGCTCGGCGAGGAGCGCGTCGAGCTCGTGCTTGCCGAGCACCGAGCGCAGCGTCGTCTGCGCGAGCTGGCTCGTCGCGTCGAAGTAGCGCTGGACCTGGATCACCGCCTTTTCCGGATCGACGACGCGGAAATACACGACCGCGCTGACCTTCACCGACACGTTGTCGCGCGTGATCACGTCCTGCGCGGGCACGTCGAACACGACGGTGCGCAGATCGATCCGCACGACCTGCTGGACGACCGGGATGATCAGCACGAGGCCCGGCCCCTTGACTTTCCAGAAGCGCCCGAGCAGGAACACGACGCCGCGCTCGTATTCGCGGAAGATGCGGATCGCCGACGCGATCACGAACAGCGCGAGCACGAACAACAGACTGCTGAAGCCGAACGTGAAGCCCATCATGATTGTTCTCCTTGTGGTGGGGCGGTGTTGTCGTACAGCGGGGCCACGGTCAGCGTGAGGCCGTTTCGGCCCGTCACGCGCACGCGGCGGCCGGCCGCGATCGGCGTCGCGCTCGCGACGCGCCAGCGCTCGCCGTGCACGCGCGCCCAGCCGGCCGCCGACGGCGCGAGCGGCGCGGCCGGATTCGCGCTCGGGCCGATTTCGGGCGGTTGATCGGGCACGAGGCCGTCGTCGAGCACTTCGCCGATGCTGCCGACGATCGCTTCCGCGCCGGCGACGACGGGGCGTCGACGCGCGCGCAGCGCGAAGCCCGACACGCCGAACACGAGGATCGCGCCCGACGCTGCCAGCGAAAAGATCACCGGCCACGGCACGCCGTAGCCGGGCACGTCGGTGTCGATCAGCATCAGCGCGCCGATCGCGAACGCGACGATGCCGCCAACGCCGAGCGCGCCGAATGTCGGCAGGAACGCCTCGGCGACCAGGAACGAGATGCCGAGCATCACGAGCGCGAGGCCCGCGTAGTTGATCGGCAGCAGTTGCAGCGCGAACAGGCCGACGAGCAGGCTGATCGCGCCCGCGACGCCCGGCAGCACGAAGCCGGGGTTCGCGAATTCGAAGAAGAGTCCGTACATGCCGAGCGTGACGAGCACGAGTGCGACGCTCGGATCGGCGATCGTCGCGAGCAGCCGGCTGCGCCAGTCGGGCTCGATCGTCTCGATCGGCGCTTGCGCGGTGTCGAGCCGGTGCGTGCCTGTCGCGGTGACGATCTTGCGGCCGTCGAGCCGCGCGGCGAGATCGGCCGGGTCGTTCGCGATCAGGTCGACGACGTGCTGCGCGAGCGCGTCGTTCGCGGGCAGGCTCACTGCCTCGCGCACCGCGCGCTCCGCCCATTCGACGTTGCGGCCGCGCAACTGCGCGAGGCTGCGGATGTACGCGGCCGCGTCGTGCAGCGCCTTGCGGGTTTCGGTCGATTCGGCATCGGTGGCCGTCGCGCCGGATGCGGCGCCGGGCTCGCGCTGCGCGGCGGGCGGCGCCGGGCCGCCGACGCCGAACTGCACGGGCGACGCCGCGCCGAGGTTCGTGCCGGGCGCCATCGCCGCGATGTGGCTCGCGTAGACGATGTAGGTGCCGGCGCTCGCCGCCCGCGCGCCGCCCGGCGCGACGAACGCGGCGACGGGCACGCCCGAGCCGACGATCGCCTTGATGATCTGCCGCATCGACGTGTCGAGGCCGCCCGGCGTGTCGAGCTGGAGGATCGCGAGCTGCGCGTGCTCGCGCGCGGCGCGATCGAGGCCGCGCACGACGAAGTCGGCGCTTGCGGGGCCGATCGCGCCCGTGACCGGAATCACGACGACGGGCGCGCGCGCGGCGGCGACTGCCGCGCAGGCCAGCAACAGGCCGACCAGCACGGCCGCGCGCGCGAGCCGCGCGGGAAGCTTGCCGTGCCGCGGCGAAGGACGGGGCGTGTGCATCGCGGTGTCGGCCGGCGGCGCGCGGCCGCATGGTGCGGCGCCGCAGCCGGGCCGTGAAAAGGGCGTGCGCCCGGTGCTTAAAGAGTAGGCGGTTTCCGGCGAAAGCGCGAAGCGGCGGCGCGCGCGGCGAGCGCTTCGTCGCGGTAGTCGGCCGGGCTCATCCCGCGCCACTTGCGAAACGCGCGGTAGAACGCGCTCGGCTCGGCGAAGCCGATCGCCGCGGCGACGTCGGCGACGGTGCGGGCCGGATCGGCGAGCGCTTCGCATGCGAGATCGCGACGCAGCGCATCCTTGATCGACTGATAGGAATGGCCTTCCTGCCTGAGCTTGCGCCGCAGCGTCGCTTCGGCGACGTGCAGCCGCGCGGCGAGTGCCTGCGCGGTCGGCCACGCGGCGGGCGGCAGCCCGCGCAGCGCTGCGCGCACGCGCTGCGCGAACGCGTGCGGGTTGCGGTACTTGACGATGAAGCTCGCGGGCGCGTCGCGCAGGAACGGCTTCAGCGTCTTCGCCGTCTGCACGACGGGCAGCGCGGCGAACGCCGGATCGAAATCGACATACGACTCGGGTTGGCCGAAGCGCATGTCGTCGCAGAACATCAGCTGATATTCGTGGACCGCGCGCGGCTCGCCGCAGCGAAAGCTCGCGTGCAACAGCGGAATGCGCCGCCCGATCAGCCAGCAGGTGAGACCGTAGACGATGACGAAATAAGTCGCGTAAGCGAATATCTCCGGGGCGCTCGCGCCGTCGCGGTGCACGAAGCGCAGCCGCACGCGCTCGGCGTTCGCGTCGATCTCGCCGTGCAGATCGTCGAGCACGCAGTGCATGAAGTTGACCGCGCGCGCGAGCGCGCGCAGCCCGTTGCGCGCGGTGAGCGCCGCCTGGCTCATCGCGATGAAGCTGCCGCAGCGCATCGGGTGCGCGTCCTGGCCGAAGAACTCGTCGTCGAGCGCGTGCGCGATCGCGTTCCACAGCGCGCCGTACTGCCGCGCGGACACGCGCGCGCTCGGCGATGCGAGGAGCGCGGCGGGAATGCCCGCCTGCGCGAGGAGCGGCGCGTCGTCGACGCCGCGCCGCCGCGACAGCGCGAGACTCGACTCCACGAGCTCGATCGAAACGGTGCCTTTCTTCTCGTCGTACTTCATCGCAGGAGCATGCCGCGGCGCGGTGTGGCAAAAACGATCAGTGTAATTGAGCGGAGCGAGCATCGAACAGAACCCGTGCGTTGCCTACACTTGACTCATCGAGACAGAACGAACGAGGCGCGCCGCGCCATGACGCGGCGGCCGCCGAGGAGACATGCAGCAATGGACGATCTCTACACCGAAGATCAACGGATGATCCTCGACGCCGCGCGCGCCTTCTCCGCCGAAGCGCTCGCGCCGAACGCCGCACAGTGGGACCGCGAATCGCATCTGCCCGACGAGGTCGTCGCGCAGATGGGCGAGCTCGGCTTCCTCGGCATGATCGTGCCGCCCGACTGGGGCGGATCGTACACCGATTACGTCGCGTACGCGCTCGCGCTCGAGGAGATCGCGGCGGGCTGCGCGTCGTGCGCGACGCTCATGAGCGTGCACAATTCGGTCGGCTGCGGGCCGGTGCTGAACTACGGCACGCCCGAGCAGAAGGAGCGCTGGCTGCGTGATCTCGCGACCGGCAAGACGATCGGCGCGTTCAGCCTCACCGAGCCGCAGGCGGGCTCCGAGGCGCACAACCTGCGCACCCGGGCGGAGTTGCGCGACGGCCGCTGGATCCTGAACGGCAGCAAGCAGTTCGTCACGAACGGCGCGCGCGCCGGCCTCGCGATCGTTTTTGCCATGACCGATCCGGACGAGGGCAAGCGCGGGCTGTCCGCGTTCCTCGTGCCGGCCGACACGCCGGGCTTCATCGTTGGCAAGCCCGAGAAGAAGATGGGCATCCGCGCGTCGGACACGTGCGCGATCACGCTCGAAAATTGCGCGATTCCGCAGGAGAATCTGCTCGGCAAGCGCGGCGAAGGGCTGAAGATCGCGCTGTCGAATCTCGAAGGCGGGCGCATCGGCATCGCCGCGCAGGCGATCGGCATCGCGCGCGCCGCGTTCGACCGCGCGCGCCGCTATGCGCGCGAGCGCGTCCAGTTCGGCAAGCCGATCGCCGAGCATCAGGCGATCGCCGAGAAGCTCGCGGACATGGCGACGCGGATCAACGCCGCGCGCCTCCTCACGCATCACGCGGCGCGGTTGCGCACGGCGGGCCTGCCGTGTTTGTCGGAGGCGTCGCAGGCGAAGCTGTTCGCATCCGAAATGGCCGAGGCGGTGTGCTCGGACGCAATCCAGATCCACGGCGGCTACGGTTTCCTCGTCGACTACGAGGTCGAGCGCCATTACCGCGATGCGCGGATCACGCAGATCTACGAGGGGACCAGCGAAGTGCAAAGAATGGTGATCGCGCGGCAGCTGTGAATGCTGCCGCGCGAATCGCCGCGCGAATCACAGCGAAGATGCACTCGCGCAACATGGATAGCTTTGCATGGGATCAGAGTAAGCGCTAAAGCGCTAACTCTGATCGACAGCTTTGCATGGGATCAGAGTAAGCGCTAAAGCGCCAGCTCCGATCGACAGCTTTGCATGGGATCAGAGTAAGCGCTAAAGCGCTAACTCTGATCGACAGCTTTGCATGGGATCGGAGCAAGCGCTAAAGCGCCAGCTCCGATCGACAGCTTTGCATGGGATCGGAGCAAGCGCTGAAGCGCCGGCTCCGATCGACAGCTTTGCATGGGATCGGAGCAAGCGCTGAAGCGCCGGCTCCGATCGACAGCTTTGCATGGGATCGGAGCAAGCGCTGAAGCGCCAGCTCCGATCGACAGCTTTGCATGGGATCAGAGTAAGCGCTGAAGCGCTAACTCCGATCGACAGCTTTGCATGGGATCGGAGTAAGCGCTGAAGCGCTAACTCCGATCGACAGGAGACGACACGATGACGGCACAGGCGTTCCTCGACGCACGCGATTTCCTGCTGCGCCACCGCACCGACTACGACACCGCATATCGCGATTTCGAATGGCCGGCGCTCGACGAATTCAACTGGGCGCTCGACTACTTCGACGCGATCGCGCGCGGCAATGACAAGCCGGCGCTGTGGATCGTCGACGCCGCGACGGGCGACGGCGCGCAGTACACGTTCGCGCAGATGTCGGCGCGCTCCGCGCGGATCGCGAACTGGCTGCGCGGCATCGGCGTCGCGCGCGGCGAGCGAATTCTGCTGATGCTGCCGAATCGCGTCGAGCTGTGGGACACGATGCTCGCCGCGATGAAACTGGGCGCGGTCGTGCTGCCCGCGACGACGCAGCTGTCCGCCGACGACGTGCGCGACCGCGTGCGGATCGGCGGCGTGCGCTATGCGATCGTCGACGAGAACGAGGCCGAGAAGTTCGAGCAGCCGGGGCTCGACGTGACGAAGATCGTCGCGGGCGCGCCGCGCGCGGGCTGGCTCGCGCTCGCCGACGGCTACGCGGCGAGCGCGGACTTCACGCCGGACGGCGTCACGCACGCGAGCGATCCGATGCTGCTGTATTTCACGTCCGGCACGACGTCGAAGCCGAAGCTCGTCGAGCACACGCATCGCACCTATCCGGTCGGCAGCCTGTCGACGATGTACTGGGTCGGCCTGCAGCCGGGCGATATCCACTGGAACATCAGTTCGCCCGGCTGGGCGAAGCACGCGTGGAGCTGCTTCTACGCGCCGTGGAATGCGCAGGCGTGCGTGTTCGCGTTCAATTACGCTCGCTTCGAGCCGAAGGTCGTGCTCGATGCGCTCGTCAAATATCAAGTCACGACGATGTGCGCGCCGCCGACCGTCTGGCGGATGCTCGTCCAGCAGCCGCTCGCGACGTTCGCGGTGAAGCTGCGCGAGATCGTCGGCGCGGGCGAGCCGCTCAATCCCGAGATCATCGAGCGCGTGAAAAAGGCGTGGGGCGTGACGATCCGCGATGGCTACGGACAGACCGAAACCACGTGCCTGATCGGCAACTCGCCGGGCCAGCCGGTCGTGCCGGGCTCGATGGGCCGGCCGTTGCCGGGCTACGCGATCGACCTGCTCGATCCGGACGGCGCGCGCGCGAGCGAAGGCGAGGTCGCGCTGCCGGTGGACCCAAGCGTCGAGCGCCCGGTCGGCCTGATGAAGGGCTATGCGAACAATCCGGAGGCGACGGCGCACGCGATGCGCGACGGCCATTACCGGACTTCCGACATCGCGCTGCGCCGCGACGACGGCTATTTCGTCTACGTCGGCCGCGCGGACGACGTGTTCAAGTCGTCCGACTACCGGCTGAGCCCGTTCGAGCTCGAAAGCGTGCTGATCGAACACGAGGCGATCGCCGAGGCGGCCGTCGTGCCGAGCCCGGACCCGGTGCGGCTGTCGGTGCCGAAGACGTTCATCACGCTGCGCGCGGGCTACGAGCCGAGCGAGGCGCTCGCGCGCGAGATCTTCCGCTTCTCGCGCGAAAAGCTCGCGCCGTACAAGCGGATTCGGAGGTTGCAGTTCGCGGAGCTGCCGAAGACGATCTCCGGAAAGATTCGCCGCGTCGAATTGCGCCGGCGCGAACTGGCGCGCGGCGACGACACGTCGAGCCGGATGCCCGGCGAGTATTGGGAAGAGGATTTCGCGGCCGACGGCAAGTGACGCCCGGCCGCGCCGCCGCATAAACCGGCCGGTGACGCGCGCGGCGCGTCGCCGGCCATAGCCTGGAGAATCGCACGATGAACGCAACCCCGTCGTCCCGGAAGGGACATCACGTGCCGACCGTGAAGCTGTTGATCGGCGGCGAATTTGTCGAGTCCCACGCGACCGAGTGGCGCGACATCGTCAATCCGGCGACGCAGGAACTGCTCGCGCGCGTGCCGTTCGCGACGGCGGCCGAGGTCGACGCAGCGGTCGAGTCCGCGCAGGCCGCGTTCGCGAAATGGAAAAGCACGCCGCTGTCCGCGCGGATGCGGATCATGCTGAAGTTCCAGGAGCTCGTGCGCGCGAACCTGCCGCAGATCGCCAAGACGCTGACGGCCGAGCAGGGCAAGACGCTGCCCGACGCCGAAGGCGACATCTTCCGCGGCCTCGAGGTCGTCGAACACGCGTGTTCGGTCGGCTCGCTGCAATTGGGCGAATTCGCGGAGAACGTCGCGGGCGGCGTCGATACCTACACGCTGCGTCAGCCGCTCGGCGTGTGCGTCGGCATCACGCCGTTCAACTTCCCGGCGATGATCCCGCTGTGGATGTTCCCGATGGCGATCGTCTGCGGCAACACGTTCGTGCTGAAGCCGTCCGAGCAGGACCCGCTGTCGACGATGCAGCTCGTCGAGCTCGCGATCGAGGCGGGCGTGCCGAAGGGCGTGTTGAACGTCGTGCACGGCGGCAAGGAAGTCGTCGACGTGCTGTGTTCGCATCCGCTCGTGAAGGCGATCTCGTTCGTCGGCTCGACGGCCGTCGGCACGCACGTGTACCGGCTCGGCAGCGAGCACGGCAAGCGCGTGCAGGCGATGATGGGCGCGAAGAACCACGCGGTGATCCTGCCCGACGCGAACCGCGAGCAGACGATCAACGCGCTCGTCGGCGCGGCGTTCGGCGCGGCGGGCCAGCGCTGCATGGCGACGTCGGTCGCGGTGCTCGTCGGCGCGGCGCGCGACTGGCTGCCCGACATCGTCGCGAAGGCGAAGACGCTGAAGGTCAGCGCGGGCGCCGAGGCGGGCACCGACGTCGGCCCGGTCGTGTCGCGCGCGGCGAAGCAGCGGATCCTCGGCCTCATCGAGACGGGCGAAAAGGAGGGCGCGACGCTTGCGCTCGACGGCCGCGGCACGAACGTCGACGGCTATCCGCACGGCAACTTCATCGGCCCGACGGTCTTCGCGGACGTGAAGCCGGAGATGACGATCTACACACACGAGATCTTCGGTCCGGTGCTGTGCGTGATGTCGGTCGAGACGCTCGACGAGGCGATCGCGCTCGTCAACGCGAATCCGTTCGGCAACGGCGTCGGCCTTTTCACGCAGAGCGGCGCGGCGGCGCGCAAGTTCCAGAGCGAGATCGACATCGGCCAGGTCGGCATCAACATTCCGATTCCGGTGCCGGTGCCGTTCTTCAGCTTCACGGGCTCGCGCGGCTCGAAGCTCGGCGATCTCGGCCCGTACGGCAAGCAGGTCGTGCAGTTCTACACGCAGACGAAGACCGTCACCGCGCGCTGGTTCGACGACGACGCGACGGCGGGCGCCGTCAACACGACGATTCGGCTGCACTGATTGGGAGGCGCGATGAAGATCGGTTTTATCGGCTTGGGCCACATGGGGGCGCCGATGGCGCTCAATCTGCTGAAGGCGGGCCATGAAGTGCACGCGTTCGATCTCAGCGAGGACGCGCTGCGCCTCGTGAAGGACGGCGGCGCGCACGTCGTGATGTCGCCGCGCGACGCGGCGATGGGCGCCGAGTTCGTCGTCACGATGCTGCCCGCGGCCGCACACGTGCGCGCCGTGCTCACGCAGGACGACGGCGTGTTGGCCGGCCTCGGCGCGGGCGCGATGCTGATCGATTCGAGCACCATCGATCCGGCGAGCGCGCAGGCGTTCGGCGAACTCGTGCGCGGCAAGGGCGGCGCATTCGTCGACGCGCCGGTGTCGGGCGGCACGGGCGGCGCGGCGGCGGGCACGCTGACGTTCATGGTCGGCGGCAGCGACGCCGACTTCGAGCGAGTGAAACCCGTGCTCTCGGCGATGGGCAAGAACATCGTCCACTGCGGCGCGACCGGGATGGGGCAGGTCGCGAAGGTCTGCAACAACCTCGTGCTCGGGATCACGATGGCGGGCGTCTCCGAGGCGATGGCGCTCGGCGCGTCGCTCGGCATCGATCCGAAGGTGCTCGCCGGCATCATCAACACGTCGACGGGCCGCTGTTGGAGCTCCGATACGTACAACCCGTATCCGGGCGTGATCGAAACCGCGCCGTCGTCGCGAGGCTACTCGGGCGGCTTCGGCACGGATCTGATGCTGAAGGATCTCGGCCTCGCGAACGACGCGGCGAAGCACGTGCGGCAGCCGGTCTATCTCGGCGCGCTCGCGCAGCAGCTCTATCAGACGATGAGCAGCCGCGGCGACGGCAAGCTCGACTTCTCGGCGGTGATCCGTCTGTACCAGCCGGTCAAAAAGGACGCCTGATGATCGCGCTCGACTACGCCGACGACGGCGCGATCGCGCTCGTCACGCTCAAGCGCCCGTCCGCGAACACGTTCAGCGCGGACGGGCTCCTGCAACTGCAGCGCACGATCGAGCAGCTCGAAGCCGATTCGCGCGTGCGCGCGCTCATCGTCACGGGCGACGGGCCGAAGTTCTTCAGCGCGGGGGCCGACCTGAACGCGTTCGCCGAAGGCGATCACGCGATCGCGCGCACGATGGCCGCGCGCTTCGGCGCCGCGTTCGAAGCGCTGCACGACGCGCGCTTTCCGACGATCGCCGCGATCAACGGCTATGCGATGGGCGGCGGCCTCGAATGCGCGCTTGCGTGCGACATGCGGATCGCCGAGCGGCATGCGCAGATGGCGCTGCCCGAGCCGTCGGTCGGCCTGACGCCATGCGGACTCGGCACGCAGACGCTGCCCTGGCTCGTCGGCGAAGGCTGGGCGAAGCGAATGATCCTCGCGGGCGTGCGCGTCGACGCCGAAACGGCGCTGCGCATCGGCCTCGTCGAGGAGGTCGTCGACACGGGCCGCTCGCGCGACGCCGCGCTCGGGCTCGCGCGCGGCGCGGTCGCGCTCGGTCCGCGCGCGGTCGGCGTCGCGAAGGAACTGATCGGCCTCGCGCGGCAGGGCGTGCCGCGCGGCGCGACGCTCGCAATCGAGCGCGAGCGCTTCGTCGACCTGTTCGACGGCGGCGAGCCGTGCGAAGGCGTCGCCGCATTCCTCGGCAAGCGCAAGCCCCAATGGCGAATCGACGACGGAGGGCAGCCGCAATGAGCTCGCCGATGATGCACGACGTCCATCGCGACGCGGCGGCGCACGACGTGTCGATGCGCGTCGTGAACCGCGTCGCGCTGATCACGCTGAACCGGCCGGCCGCGCTCAACGCGCTGTCGCACGAGATGGTGCGCGCGCTCGCCGCATTGCTCGAACGCTGCCGCGACGATCGCTCGATCGTCGCCGTCGTGTTGCGCGGCGCGGGTGACAAGGGTTTCTGCGCGGGCGGCGACGTGCGCGCGCTGCACCGGATGGCGAAAGCGGGCGGCCGCGACTGGCTGCCGTTCTTCGTCGACGAATACCGGCTCGACTACGCGATCCACACGTTTTCGAAGCCCGTCGTCGCGCTGATGGACGGCATCACGATGGGCGGCGGGATGGGGCTCGCGCAGGGCGCCGCGCTGCGCGTGTCGACCGAGCGCAGCAAGATCGCGATGCCGGAGACGCGGATCGGCTTCGTGCCCGACGTCGGCGCGACGCATTTTCTCGCGAAGCTGCCGGTCGAGCTGTCGCTGTACGTCGGCCTGACGGGCGCGACGCTGTCGGGCGCGGATGCGCTCGTCGCGAAGCTGGCCGATCTGTCGGTGCCGTCGTCGTGGCTCGACACGTTCGAGACGCGGCTCGAACGCACGGACTGGTCGGGCGACGCGTTGCGCGCATTGCGCACGGTGTTCGCGCCGCCGTGCAACGTCGTGCCGCACGCGGTGCTCGACGGCCAGATGCCGTGGATCGTCCGGCATTTCGACAAGCGCTCGGGCGTCGAGCGGATCGTCGCGACGCTGCGGCAGGATCTGACGCGCGACGAGCTGTCGCGCGAGCACCGGCAATGGCTGCAGACGGCGCTCGACGCATTGACGAGCCATTCGCCGACGATGCTCGAAGTGACGCGCGAGGCGCTCTTGCGCGGCCGGCAGATGACGCTCGCCGAATCGTTCCGGATGGAGCTCGGGATCGTCACGCGCGCGATCGAGGAGGGCGATTTCCGCGAGGGCGTGCGTGCGCATCTCGTCGACAAGGACCGCAGGCC harbors:
- a CDS encoding CoA-acylating methylmalonate-semialdehyde dehydrogenase, yielding MNATPSSRKGHHVPTVKLLIGGEFVESHATEWRDIVNPATQELLARVPFATAAEVDAAVESAQAAFAKWKSTPLSARMRIMLKFQELVRANLPQIAKTLTAEQGKTLPDAEGDIFRGLEVVEHACSVGSLQLGEFAENVAGGVDTYTLRQPLGVCVGITPFNFPAMIPLWMFPMAIVCGNTFVLKPSEQDPLSTMQLVELAIEAGVPKGVLNVVHGGKEVVDVLCSHPLVKAISFVGSTAVGTHVYRLGSEHGKRVQAMMGAKNHAVILPDANREQTINALVGAAFGAAGQRCMATSVAVLVGAARDWLPDIVAKAKTLKVSAGAEAGTDVGPVVSRAAKQRILGLIETGEKEGATLALDGRGTNVDGYPHGNFIGPTVFADVKPEMTIYTHEIFGPVLCVMSVETLDEAIALVNANPFGNGVGLFTQSGAAARKFQSEIDIGQVGINIPIPVPVPFFSFTGSRGSKLGDLGPYGKQVVQFYTQTKTVTARWFDDDATAGAVNTTIRLH
- a CDS encoding enoyl-CoA hydratase, which gives rise to MIALDYADDGAIALVTLKRPSANTFSADGLLQLQRTIEQLEADSRVRALIVTGDGPKFFSAGADLNAFAEGDHAIARTMAARFGAAFEALHDARFPTIAAINGYAMGGGLECALACDMRIAERHAQMALPEPSVGLTPCGLGTQTLPWLVGEGWAKRMILAGVRVDAETALRIGLVEEVVDTGRSRDAALGLARGAVALGPRAVGVAKELIGLARQGVPRGATLAIERERFVDLFDGGEPCEGVAAFLGKRKPQWRIDDGGQPQ
- a CDS encoding acyl-CoA dehydrogenase family protein; this encodes MDDLYTEDQRMILDAARAFSAEALAPNAAQWDRESHLPDEVVAQMGELGFLGMIVPPDWGGSYTDYVAYALALEEIAAGCASCATLMSVHNSVGCGPVLNYGTPEQKERWLRDLATGKTIGAFSLTEPQAGSEAHNLRTRAELRDGRWILNGSKQFVTNGARAGLAIVFAMTDPDEGKRGLSAFLVPADTPGFIVGKPEKKMGIRASDTCAITLENCAIPQENLLGKRGEGLKIALSNLEGGRIGIAAQAIGIARAAFDRARRYARERVQFGKPIAEHQAIAEKLADMATRINAARLLTHHAARLRTAGLPCLSEASQAKLFASEMAEAVCSDAIQIHGGYGFLVDYEVERHYRDARITQIYEGTSEVQRMVIARQL
- a CDS encoding AMP-binding protein — its product is MTAQAFLDARDFLLRHRTDYDTAYRDFEWPALDEFNWALDYFDAIARGNDKPALWIVDAATGDGAQYTFAQMSARSARIANWLRGIGVARGERILLMLPNRVELWDTMLAAMKLGAVVLPATTQLSADDVRDRVRIGGVRYAIVDENEAEKFEQPGLDVTKIVAGAPRAGWLALADGYAASADFTPDGVTHASDPMLLYFTSGTTSKPKLVEHTHRTYPVGSLSTMYWVGLQPGDIHWNISSPGWAKHAWSCFYAPWNAQACVFAFNYARFEPKVVLDALVKYQVTTMCAPPTVWRMLVQQPLATFAVKLREIVGAGEPLNPEIIERVKKAWGVTIRDGYGQTETTCLIGNSPGQPVVPGSMGRPLPGYAIDLLDPDGARASEGEVALPVDPSVERPVGLMKGYANNPEATAHAMRDGHYRTSDIALRRDDGYFVYVGRADDVFKSSDYRLSPFELESVLIEHEAIAEAAVVPSPDPVRLSVPKTFITLRAGYEPSEALAREIFRFSREKLAPYKRIRRLQFAELPKTISGKIRRVELRRRELARGDDTSSRMPGEYWEEDFAADGK
- a CDS encoding enoyl-CoA hydratase/isomerase family protein is translated as MSSPMMHDVHRDAAAHDVSMRVVNRVALITLNRPAALNALSHEMVRALAALLERCRDDRSIVAVVLRGAGDKGFCAGGDVRALHRMAKAGGRDWLPFFVDEYRLDYAIHTFSKPVVALMDGITMGGGMGLAQGAALRVSTERSKIAMPETRIGFVPDVGATHFLAKLPVELSLYVGLTGATLSGADALVAKLADLSVPSSWLDTFETRLERTDWSGDALRALRTVFAPPCNVVPHAVLDGQMPWIVRHFDKRSGVERIVATLRQDLTRDELSREHRQWLQTALDALTSHSPTMLEVTREALLRGRQMTLAESFRMELGIVTRAIEEGDFREGVRAHLVDKDRRPGWAPASLVEVQRERVLHFLTSPWKRDAHPLADLGEQAD
- a CDS encoding AraC family transcriptional regulator, which encodes MLAPLNYTDRFCHTAPRHAPAMKYDEKKGTVSIELVESSLALSRRRGVDDAPLLAQAGIPAALLASPSARVSARQYGALWNAIAHALDDEFFGQDAHPMRCGSFIAMSQAALTARNGLRALARAVNFMHCVLDDLHGEIDANAERVRLRFVHRDGASAPEIFAYATYFVIVYGLTCWLIGRRIPLLHASFRCGEPRAVHEYQLMFCDDMRFGQPESYVDFDPAFAALPVVQTAKTLKPFLRDAPASFIVKYRNPHAFAQRVRAALRGLPPAAWPTAQALAARLHVAEATLRRKLRQEGHSYQSIKDALRRDLACEALADPARTVADVAAAIGFAEPSAFYRAFRKWRGMSPADYRDEALAARAAASRFRRKPPTL
- the mmsB gene encoding 3-hydroxyisobutyrate dehydrogenase, with the translated sequence MKIGFIGLGHMGAPMALNLLKAGHEVHAFDLSEDALRLVKDGGAHVVMSPRDAAMGAEFVVTMLPAAAHVRAVLTQDDGVLAGLGAGAMLIDSSTIDPASAQAFGELVRGKGGAFVDAPVSGGTGGAAAGTLTFMVGGSDADFERVKPVLSAMGKNIVHCGATGMGQVAKVCNNLVLGITMAGVSEAMALGASLGIDPKVLAGIINTSTGRCWSSDTYNPYPGVIETAPSSRGYSGGFGTDLMLKDLGLANDAAKHVRQPVYLGALAQQLYQTMSSRGDGKLDFSAVIRLYQPVKKDA
- a CDS encoding slipin family protein; translation: MMGFTFGFSSLLFVLALFVIASAIRIFREYERGVVFLLGRFWKVKGPGLVLIIPVVQQVVRIDLRTVVFDVPAQDVITRDNVSVKVSAVVYFRVVDPEKAVIQVQRYFDATSQLAQTTLRSVLGKHELDALLAEREQLNADIQKTLDAQTDAWGIKVSVVEIKHVDLNETMIRAIARQAEAERERRAKVIHAEGELQASEQLLKAAQRLALQPQAMQLRYLQTLTTIAADKNSTIVFPLPIDLVSAVLERFGRAPQ
- a CDS encoding NfeD family protein; this translates as MHTPRPSPRHGKLPARLARAAVLVGLLLACAAVAAARAPVVVIPVTGAIGPASADFVVRGLDRAAREHAQLAILQLDTPGGLDTSMRQIIKAIVGSGVPVAAFVAPGGARAASAGTYIVYASHIAAMAPGTNLGAASPVQFGVGGPAPPAAQREPGAASGATATDAESTETRKALHDAAAYIRSLAQLRGRNVEWAERAVREAVSLPANDALAQHVVDLIANDPADLAARLDGRKIVTATGTHRLDTAQAPIETIEPDWRSRLLATIADPSVALVLVTLGMYGLFFEFANPGFVLPGVAGAISLLVGLFALQLLPINYAGLALVMLGISFLVAEAFLPTFGALGVGGIVAFAIGALMLIDTDVPGYGVPWPVIFSLAASGAILVFGVSGFALRARRRPVVAGAEAIVGSIGEVLDDGLVPDQPPEIGPSANPAAPLAPSAAGWARVHGERWRVASATPIAAGRRVRVTGRNGLTLTVAPLYDNTAPPQGEQS